Below is a window of Enterococcus gilvus ATCC BAA-350 DNA.
GAAAGCTCGAGGAGTGAAGATCGTCATTTGTACCGGTCGTCCGTTGATTGCAATCAAGGAGTATCTAGCAGAATTGAATTTACTTGATGCAGATGACTACTCGATTACCTTTAATGGCGGGTTGATTCAAACCAATACAGGAGAGATTCTGGGCAAAACGGCGATGGAGTTAGCCGATGTCACCCATCTCCATCAGTTGTTGACCAAGATTCAGTTGCCAATGGATGTTTTATCAGACGCTCTATGTTTACAATTTGAGACAGCGAAGGATCATCCTTCTATCTATCCAACGTTGAATAAAGCGTTGACCTATGTTCCTAAAACAATAGAAGGATTAAAGGAAGAAGCCCTGTACAATAAAGTTGTCGCAGCGGTTAATGTTGAGTATCTAGATCAGCAGATCCCCTTGATTCCCTCAGAAGAATATGAGCGTTTTGAGATTTTTAAAACGCGTCCGAATTTATTAGAATTTATGCCAAAGGGTGTAACGAAAGCATTTGGCCTTTCTGTTTTAGGTGAACGTCTGGGAATCACACCTCAAGAAATGATGGCCTTAGGGGATGAAGCAAACGATCTGTCCATGATCACTTACGCAGGAATGGGCGTGGCGATGGAAAATGCGACGGATGGTGTAAAATCTGCTGCGAACTTTGTTACGAAAACGAACCAAGCGGATGGTGTGGCACATGCGATCCAAAAATTTGTATTCGATGGATCAGATTTGATATAAGGGGGATTTTAAATGGGATTATTTGACCGCATAAAAAAAGCCTTTACCGGTGAGCAAACAGACGAACCTGAAAAGCAAGAAGAGGTCGTTGAGGAGACGAAAGATTCCTCTGAGAATGGCGATGGCGTCGAAACGACGGAAGTAACGAAAGATACAGACAGTGAAGACGCGCTAGAGACTGATGAGGTTGCTGAAAGAAGTGCAGAAGAAGAGGAAGAAGCGCTAGAACAAGCGGCGGAAACAATAGATGTACCCGCAGAAGAAGTGTTGCCTGCTGAACCGGAAATTCCCGACTTAACTGAAGAAACGGAAGAAGTGGCACAACCGACTCATGAGGATGACGATACATCTGTAACAGAAAATGAAGCCGTTGAAGATGAGAAAGCACCAGAAGTTGAAGAAACGATTCCAGAAGCAGAACCAGAGATCGAGCAGTCCTCTGATGTGGATCAGTCAGAAGAAACCGTGCAAGAAAAATACGATAAGGGATTAGAAAAGACTCGAAAATCCTTTGGCGATCGCATGAATGAGCTGTTTGCCCGATTCCGCCGCGTAGACGAAGACTTCTTTGAAGAATTAGAAGAGACTCTGATCGGAGCGGACGTAGGCTTTGATACAGCGATCAAATTAACAGATTCATTGCGGCAAGAAGTTAAATTGAAAAACGCCAAAAAGCCAGCACAGATTCAAAATGTTATTATTGAGAAGCTTGTGGAGATTTATGAAGCGGAAGGCATCAACGAAAATAATAAAATTAATTTGCAGAATGACGGCTTGAGCGTGATTTTGTTTGTCGGTGTGAACGGTACAGGAAAAACGACGAGCATCGGAAAGCTAGCCAATCAGTACAAAAATGAAGGCAAGAAGGTATTATTAGCTGCAGCCGATACATTTCGTGCAGGTGCGATCGATCAGCTAGTCGTCTGGGGCGAGCGCTCTGGTGTAGAAGTTGTTCGTGGCAATGCAGGTGGCGATCCGGCAGCTGTAGTCTTTGATGCGGTAGATAAAGCTAAAAAGGAAAATTACGATATTTTATTGATCGATACAGCAGGACGACTGCAAAATAAGGTCAATTTGATGAATGAGCTGGAGAAAATCAAGCGAGTGATCCAGCGGGAATTTCCAACAGCCCCTCATGAAGTATTATTAGTGGTCGATGCGACAACCGGGCAAAATGCACTCGTACAAGCACGTCAGTTCAAAGAAACAACCGATGTTACTGGCCTAGTCTTAACAAAATTGGACGGGACAGCAAAAGGCGGGATTGTCTTGGCGATTCGAAATGAACTGCATCTGCCAGTAAAACTGGTTGGTTTAGGAGAAGGGATCAATGATTTAGAAGCATTTGATTCCAATGACTTTGCCGTTGGATTATTTAAGGGCTTATTGAAAGAAGAGTAAAAAAGAACTGTTGAGATTTTTTTCTCAGCAGTCCTTTTTTTTATTCTGAAAATAAGGCGGCAAGTGGAGGCTGATATCCGTATAGCGCATGTTGATATCCATTATCCGATGAACCTCGTCGCAATGAAATTGATGTTGTTGGTGCGGCCGTAATAAGACGATCTCTTTTGTATCAGGGGTCTCCTGATTTAGGGGAGCTGGATCATTTGTGGTGGTCTGTAAATTTCCGTACATGAGGAAGTCCTCCATTCTGCTAAGTGAGAAATCACTAGCTGATTTCATTTGTACATTTATTAATTTGTTACTAATAGTTAATCATATTCTCATTTAAAATGCTATGCTTTTTTTAAGCATTTCCGTTCTGTTTCTGAATGTTCTTCTATATAATGTAGCATGGGAGGGTTGTGGACAAATGAATACAAAAGAAATGATGGCATACGAAAAGGTCAAACCTTTTTTAATGCAAGCACGGTATGGGATTGAAAAGGAAAGTCAACGAGTCACACTAGCGGGAGATTTGGTACAGACGGATCATCCAGCTTCTGTGGGAAATCGCAGCTTCCATCCCTATATCCAAACAGATTTTTCTGAATCACAATTAGAATTGATTACGCCAGTCACGGAATCAGTAGATGAAGTTTTGGCTTATTTAGAAGCGATCCATGATGTGGCTCAACGAAGTATGTCAAAAGAGGAAATGATGTGGCCGTTTTCTATGCCGCCAGCGCTTCCTGAAAAAGAAGAAGCCATCCATATTGCAAAATTGGAGCGCCATGCAGATGTGTTGTACCGTCGCTACTTAGCGCGGGAATACGGCAAACGTAAGCAAATGGTAAGCGGAATTCATTTTAACTTTGAATATGGCTTGGACCTGATCAAGCAATTATTTTTGGCACAAACCGAAGAAGCATCAATGGAAAACTTTAAGACTCGTTTATATATGAAAATCGCGCGTAATTTTTTACGGTATCGCTGGTTGCTGACCTACTTATTTGGAGCAAGCCCCTTGAGCGAGGCACGGTATTTTGAGGATGAGGATCGTCCAAAAGAGCCAGTTCGCAGTATTCGGACGAGTCATTATGGATATGTAAATAAACCAGATGTACAAGTTTCTTACGCGACATTGACTCGATATAGTGAAGATTTAGCTGAGAATGTTGCAAAAGGACGTTTATCCGAAGAGAAAGAATTCTACGCACCTATTCGAATGCGGGGCGGAAAAAAGGTTGCAGATCTTTTTCATACAGGGATTCGCTACGTAGAATTGCGTAACATTGATTTGAACCCTTTTGACCGTGTGGGGATTGATGCAGATGAGATTGCGTTCATTCATTTATTCATGCTGTACTTGTTATGGACCGATGAGAAGTTAGCAGCGGATGAATGGGTAGCCGAAGGAAATGACATCAGCGACGCCGTTTCTATGGAACATCCAGCTAAACCGACCGCATATCTGGCAGAAGGAAAGATGATTTTTTCTGAGATGCTAGAAATGATGAGTGAACTGGAATTAGAGGGTGTTGACCTGCTTAAAAGATATGAGACTTGGTTAGATCATCCTGAAGAAACGTTGGCTGCACGAATTCTTGCCTTAGATGAAAAAGAAGGACAAGCGGCAGTGGCAGTAGAACTGGGACGCCAATTTTATGATCAGGCTTGGGCGCATCCTTACCAGCTAGCGGGCTTCAAAGAAATGGAATTGTCGACGCAAAATCTTTTGTTCGATGCCATTCAAAAAGGGATCGAGACAGAAGTGCTAGACCGACAGGATCAATTTGTGAAGCTGCAGCATGGAGAACACCAAGAATTAGTAAAAAACGGAAATATGACAAGTAAGGACACGTACATTGCCCCCTTGCTGATGGAAAATAAGACAGTAACTAAAATAATGCTGGCGCGTGCGGGCTTCCGAGTGCCAGATGGTGAAACCTTTGGTACGATGGCGGAAGCAAAAAAGGCCTATCCTAGGTTTGCTCAAAAAGCGTTTGTCATCAAACCAAAATCGACGAATTATGGACTGGGGATCACGATTTTCAAAGGCGAGACCTCGATCGCGGATTTTAATAGTGGTCTATCGATCGCTTTTGCGGAAGACGATGAGATCATTATTGAAGAATTCTTACCGGGAACGGAGTATCGTTTCTTCGTAATCGACAATCAAGTGAAGGCGGTACTGCTGCGCATTCCTGCCAATGTGATTGGAGACGGAGAACAGACGATTGAAGAATTAGTGGCTGAGAAAAACGCCGACCCTTTGCGAGGAAATAACCACCGTTCACCATTGGAAAAACTCCAATTGGGCGAATTGGAGCAATTGATGCTAAAGGAACAAGGCTTGAAGATCAACAGCGTTCCTAAGAAAGATCAGCAAGTATTTTTAAGAGAAAACTCAAATGTCTCGACGGGCGGCGACTCCATCGATGTGACTGATGAGATGCATGACAGCTATAAGGACCTTGCTGTCAAAGCAGTGGCTGTTTTGGGCGCCCGTATCAGCGGGATTGATTTGATCATTCCGAACATGGACAAACCTTACGAAACAGCAGAAGATTATGGGATTATCGAAGCAAATTTCAATCCGATGATGCACATGCATATTTATCCCTACATTGGCAAAAGCCGCCGATTAACTACGGATGTATTGCGTTTCTTATATCCAGAAATGACGATCTAAAAAAATAAACTGGACTGCGTAAGCGGCCCGGTTTATTTTTTTGTATGGATAAATTTGTCGATCTCGGCTAAAGAGTTTGAGAATAGTACGCGCTCACGGTCTTCTTTCGATAAGAAAGCTTGCTCGACCATTTGATCAAAAAAATGTTGCAAGGGAAAATAATATTCATTTACATCAAAAAAGATGCACGGGTTATTATTCTGACCAACTCGAGCCCAAGAGAAGGCTTCCGTGATTTCTTCTAACGTACCGACTCCTCCAGGCAAAGCTAAGCAGACATCTGCGTAGGCCATCATTGCTTTTTTTCGTTCATCTAAATCATTCACGGTGATCAAGCGCGTCAGCCCTGTGTGCACGCGCTCTTGTACACGCAAGAATTCGGGGATGATCCCGATTACTGAACCACCAGCGGACAGTACACTATCTGCTATAACGCCCATCAAACCAAGCTTACTACCGCCATATACGAGTTCATAGTTATGTTGAACGATCCAGTGCCCCAGGTCTTTTGCAGCTGCTTGATAGGCGGGATCACTTCCCATGTGTGCGCCGCAATAAACAGCGATGCGCATGCCGATTCCTCCTTAAAATAGCTTTCGCAGAACGTGATTTTGACAATGATTTTCGAAGCACATCAGTCGTTCAATTCAATCGTTTGCTTTGTTTCTTCGACAGTCAAGCCAGTCTTTGCTTCCCACCACGCCCGCATCTCTTTTCCGTAAGTATCTGGAAAACGATGGACCATATCAATCAGAGGCTCACCTTGGATAGTAGCTCGAGGAAAATGCATCGCCAAATTCAATTTCAATTCCTTTAGCAAACTATAATATTGGAACATCATGTAATACATTTCTTCGTCATCTTTGCTTGCTAAAACTAATGCTGCGCGGTCGAGCATAAAGCCTAAACTCCTCATCATGAATAAGAAACCAGGCAATTCCTCTTTTTCAATATCATCGACTTCCTTTAGGATATCAATGTGCAAATCAAGCGCTTGTAATAAATCGGTTTGTAAATTTTGATAGGTGACCATCGCGTTCCCTCCTTTAATAATCTCTTCAAAATAAGTATAGCACAGACGTAAAATTACTCACGGAGAAATCAGCATTTGACTCGCATTATTAGATTGATTTGTGTAAAGTAAACGGGAAGGAGGCGGCAAAATGGGGAAATTAGCTGTTATCACAGATTTGCACGCGGATATCAATCATTTTGGCGTAAAGGAACTAGAAAAGCTTTTTAATTTATTGAAGGAACAGGACGTCACGCGTCTTCACTTTGCTGGTGATACTGCCAATAAGATCGCTCAGACACTGACAATCAA
It encodes the following:
- the gshAB gene encoding bifunctional glutamate--cysteine ligase GshA/glutathione synthetase GshB; translated protein: MNTKEMMAYEKVKPFLMQARYGIEKESQRVTLAGDLVQTDHPASVGNRSFHPYIQTDFSESQLELITPVTESVDEVLAYLEAIHDVAQRSMSKEEMMWPFSMPPALPEKEEAIHIAKLERHADVLYRRYLAREYGKRKQMVSGIHFNFEYGLDLIKQLFLAQTEEASMENFKTRLYMKIARNFLRYRWLLTYLFGASPLSEARYFEDEDRPKEPVRSIRTSHYGYVNKPDVQVSYATLTRYSEDLAENVAKGRLSEEKEFYAPIRMRGGKKVADLFHTGIRYVELRNIDLNPFDRVGIDADEIAFIHLFMLYLLWTDEKLAADEWVAEGNDISDAVSMEHPAKPTAYLAEGKMIFSEMLEMMSELELEGVDLLKRYETWLDHPEETLAARILALDEKEGQAAVAVELGRQFYDQAWAHPYQLAGFKEMELSTQNLLFDAIQKGIETEVLDRQDQFVKLQHGEHQELVKNGNMTSKDTYIAPLLMENKTVTKIMLARAGFRVPDGETFGTMAEAKKAYPRFAQKAFVIKPKSTNYGLGITIFKGETSIADFNSGLSIAFAEDDEIIIEEFLPGTEYRFFVIDNQVKAVLLRIPANVIGDGEQTIEELVAEKNADPLRGNNHRSPLEKLQLGELEQLMLKEQGLKINSVPKKDQQVFLRENSNVSTGGDSIDVTDEMHDSYKDLAVKAVAVLGARISGIDLIIPNMDKPYETAEDYGIIEANFNPMMHMHIYPYIGKSRRLTTDVLRFLYPEMTI
- the ftsY gene encoding signal recognition particle-docking protein FtsY, translated to MGLFDRIKKAFTGEQTDEPEKQEEVVEETKDSSENGDGVETTEVTKDTDSEDALETDEVAERSAEEEEEALEQAAETIDVPAEEVLPAEPEIPDLTEETEEVAQPTHEDDDTSVTENEAVEDEKAPEVEETIPEAEPEIEQSSDVDQSEETVQEKYDKGLEKTRKSFGDRMNELFARFRRVDEDFFEELEETLIGADVGFDTAIKLTDSLRQEVKLKNAKKPAQIQNVIIEKLVEIYEAEGINENNKINLQNDGLSVILFVGVNGTGKTTSIGKLANQYKNEGKKVLLAAADTFRAGAIDQLVVWGERSGVEVVRGNAGGDPAAVVFDAVDKAKKENYDILLIDTAGRLQNKVNLMNELEKIKRVIQREFPTAPHEVLLVVDATTGQNALVQARQFKETTDVTGLVLTKLDGTAKGGIVLAIRNELHLPVKLVGLGEGINDLEAFDSNDFAVGLFKGLLKEE
- a CDS encoding TIGR00730 family Rossman fold protein, whose product is MRIAVYCGAHMGSDPAYQAAAKDLGHWIVQHNYELVYGGSKLGLMGVIADSVLSAGGSVIGIIPEFLRVQERVHTGLTRLITVNDLDERKKAMMAYADVCLALPGGVGTLEEITEAFSWARVGQNNNPCIFFDVNEYYFPLQHFFDQMVEQAFLSKEDRERVLFSNSLAEIDKFIHTKK
- a CDS encoding Cof-type HAD-IIB family hydrolase — its product is MIKLVAIDLDGTLLTDAKTISDTNKKILVEAKARGVKIVICTGRPLIAIKEYLAELNLLDADDYSITFNGGLIQTNTGEILGKTAMELADVTHLHQLLTKIQLPMDVLSDALCLQFETAKDHPSIYPTLNKALTYVPKTIEGLKEEALYNKVVAAVNVEYLDQQIPLIPSEEYERFEIFKTRPNLLEFMPKGVTKAFGLSVLGERLGITPQEMMALGDEANDLSMITYAGMGVAMENATDGVKSAANFVTKTNQADGVAHAIQKFVFDGSDLI